In one window of Paenarthrobacter nicotinovorans DNA:
- a CDS encoding multidrug effflux MFS transporter, whose protein sequence is MIVTPPIAPGDSLSRREKLVYILLLGALTALGPFTIDLYLPAFPALESSFNVSEAAIQLTLTGTTVGFGLGQLVVGPFSDKVGRRLPLILATAVHIGSSLGAALATDIGMLSVFRVLMGIGAAGGGVVAMAMVRDLFHGYSMVRMFSRMSLVNGLAPILAPVIGSQLLLVFPWPGIFYFLACYGLLVIIASIFFIRETLPAEQRGKSTVTVGQRYKKVLTDRIFVGMVLVGSLNFGGLFAYLSASTFLFQKVYGFSPQEYGILFGINSLGIVAGVQISSRLIRRVAPQWIVAGATLFMLCMSLVIVVLDLFHVGLWGTLIPLWFYICATGFMFPCVQVLSLANHGAQAGTAASLLGASQFMMAGIVPPVVGWLGVTSAVPMGAVMAVCITGSMTALWLVVRPRTVPSIH, encoded by the coding sequence ATGATCGTGACCCCTCCCATTGCCCCGGGCGATTCCCTGAGCCGACGCGAAAAGCTTGTCTACATTCTCCTCCTGGGCGCCTTGACGGCCTTGGGTCCCTTCACCATCGATCTCTACCTCCCCGCGTTCCCGGCCCTGGAATCAAGTTTCAACGTCTCGGAAGCGGCAATCCAGCTCACCCTGACCGGAACAACCGTCGGCTTCGGCCTTGGCCAGTTGGTGGTGGGACCGTTCAGCGACAAGGTAGGCCGCAGGCTGCCGCTGATCCTGGCCACAGCCGTGCATATTGGCTCTTCCCTGGGCGCTGCGCTGGCAACCGACATCGGCATGCTTTCCGTTTTCCGTGTCCTCATGGGAATCGGGGCGGCCGGAGGTGGCGTGGTGGCCATGGCAATGGTCAGGGACCTTTTCCACGGCTACTCCATGGTGCGGATGTTCTCCCGCATGTCACTGGTCAACGGGCTCGCGCCCATCCTGGCTCCGGTGATCGGGTCACAACTGCTCCTTGTCTTTCCCTGGCCCGGGATTTTCTACTTCCTGGCGTGCTACGGCCTGCTGGTCATCATCGCCTCCATCTTCTTTATCCGGGAGACCTTGCCTGCCGAACAGCGCGGCAAGTCCACCGTGACGGTCGGACAGCGCTACAAGAAGGTACTTACGGACCGGATTTTCGTGGGCATGGTGCTGGTGGGCAGCCTCAACTTCGGCGGCCTGTTCGCCTATTTGTCCGCGTCCACCTTCCTCTTCCAGAAGGTCTACGGCTTCTCCCCCCAGGAATACGGCATCCTGTTCGGCATCAATTCATTGGGCATCGTGGCCGGTGTCCAGATCAGTTCCCGCTTGATCCGGCGCGTAGCCCCGCAGTGGATTGTGGCCGGAGCAACGCTGTTCATGTTGTGCATGTCCCTTGTGATCGTCGTGCTTGATCTGTTCCACGTGGGGCTGTGGGGCACCTTGATTCCCCTGTGGTTCTACATCTGCGCCACCGGGTTTATGTTTCCGTGCGTCCAGGTGTTGTCCCTGGCCAACCACGGCGCACAAGCCGGCACGGCGGCCTCCCTCCTTGGCGCTTCACAGTTCATGATGGCGGGCATCGTTCCTCCGGTGGTCGGCTGGCTGGGGGTCACCTCCGCCGTCCCCATGGGAGCTGTGATGGCCGTCTGCATCACGGGTTCCATGACCGCACTTTGGTTGGTTGTGCGGCCACGGACCGTGCCCTCCATCCACTAG
- a CDS encoding phage holin family protein, giving the protein MSGRHTGRTSQGPAIRTLPKTLKLVARLAPRQINDEIALAKVELKRKATQLGVAGAFFGVALVFMALLVIALVVAAILGLATIMPGWLAALLVSAFFLVVVAIASLIGIAKFKKAMPLVPEDTIRGIKHDLGIAKEGSAFDESILDPNSPAAKAAKAEKEAAAEKAKAEKAAKEAAKEADAVKAPTEAELRSRLKRRREHLTGVRDELGEQLDVKKQGQALLESANVRFQEGKEFAAAKFADLGDSVPQSVSERMAAHWKDLAAFATAAVVFVVALRKLLKK; this is encoded by the coding sequence ATGAGTGGACGTCACACCGGCCGGACCAGTCAAGGACCAGCCATTCGTACTTTGCCGAAGACCCTCAAGCTCGTTGCACGCTTGGCCCCACGGCAAATCAATGATGAGATCGCCCTTGCCAAGGTGGAACTCAAACGCAAGGCCACACAGCTTGGCGTGGCCGGCGCCTTTTTCGGTGTTGCCCTCGTCTTCATGGCGCTGCTGGTCATTGCACTGGTGGTGGCAGCCATTCTGGGCCTGGCCACCATCATGCCCGGCTGGCTCGCGGCTCTGCTCGTCTCAGCGTTTTTCCTTGTGGTTGTCGCCATCGCATCGCTGATCGGCATCGCCAAGTTCAAGAAGGCCATGCCGTTGGTCCCCGAGGACACCATCCGGGGCATCAAGCATGACCTCGGGATCGCCAAGGAAGGCTCAGCGTTCGACGAGTCGATCCTCGACCCGAACTCGCCTGCCGCGAAGGCCGCCAAAGCCGAAAAGGAAGCCGCAGCTGAGAAGGCCAAGGCCGAAAAGGCAGCAAAGGAAGCTGCCAAGGAAGCCGATGCCGTCAAGGCGCCCACGGAAGCCGAGCTTCGCTCCCGCTTGAAGAGGCGCCGCGAACACCTGACGGGTGTCCGCGATGAGCTGGGTGAACAGCTGGACGTCAAAAAGCAGGGCCAGGCCTTGCTCGAGAGCGCCAACGTCAGGTTCCAGGAGGGCAAGGAATTCGCTGCCGCGAAGTTCGCCGACCTCGGCGATTCAGTTCCCCAAAGCGTCAGCGAGCGGATGGCCGCGCACTGGAAAGACCTTGCAGCTTTCGCCACCGCCGCGGTGGTCTTCGTGGTTGCGCTGAGGAAGCTGCTGAAGAAATAG
- a CDS encoding CDP-alcohol phosphatidyltransferase family protein, which produces MRLIGAGSHPDRPQVDHDLIFTVPNILTVLRFMGVPLFVWLVLSEQEYGFAVLVLVVMGSTDWVDGYIARRFDQTSKLGRILDPMADRAALLAVAFTLAIAGVVQWWYLAALLVPDAILAIASLIYFRSHPDLPVSIVGKIRTALLLVGTPLLVLSKLPIPLTDVYFVAAWTFLGLGLVGHWIAAYNYFWAILRKGKELKTDDGGLG; this is translated from the coding sequence ATGAGGCTGATCGGTGCTGGTTCGCACCCGGATCGTCCGCAGGTCGACCATGACCTCATCTTCACTGTCCCCAATATCCTCACCGTCCTGCGTTTCATGGGCGTGCCTCTCTTTGTCTGGCTCGTGCTCTCCGAACAGGAGTACGGGTTCGCGGTCCTGGTGCTCGTCGTCATGGGCAGCACGGACTGGGTGGACGGCTACATCGCCAGGCGGTTCGACCAGACCTCCAAGTTGGGCAGGATCCTGGATCCGATGGCCGACCGGGCCGCCCTCCTGGCCGTGGCTTTCACTTTGGCGATTGCCGGCGTCGTGCAGTGGTGGTATCTGGCGGCGCTTCTGGTCCCTGACGCGATCCTGGCGATCGCATCGTTGATCTATTTCCGGAGCCACCCGGATCTTCCCGTGAGCATCGTCGGGAAAATCCGCACCGCCCTGCTGCTGGTGGGCACGCCATTGCTCGTCCTGTCCAAACTGCCCATACCCTTGACTGACGTGTATTTCGTGGCGGCGTGGACGTTCCTGGGCCTGGGCCTGGTGGGCCACTGGATTGCGGCATACAACTACTTCTGGGCCATCCTGCGAAAAGGAAAAGAATTGAAAACCGACGACGGCGGACTCGGCTGA
- a CDS encoding DMT family transporter: protein MVWLAVCLAVLGAFFLAIGAQRQGSAVKADTGGLALSSNGFLRLLRNPRWMLGLLFLALGMVMNAIALVSAPLTVVQPIGAIALVITTVVNAKDQGLSINRATVVAISACVTGSALFVLLAVFVTQENHHVSGDDELTIVLLLALAVGIFGTLAVLFKHRMSAFIYILGAGVLFGFVAVLTRIIGKHLLDPNGLFLLNVQWYTLIAIVAAGGLGSWFVQSAYSGGPPDLVIAGLTVIDPMVGIAIGIVILGELRPDVHAVMAIAMAAAATLAIVGVIALSRHHPEVTKRKKDAKAAASRKA, encoded by the coding sequence ATGGTCTGGCTGGCGGTTTGCCTGGCGGTACTTGGGGCCTTCTTCCTCGCCATCGGCGCCCAGCGGCAGGGGAGCGCGGTGAAAGCCGATACGGGTGGCCTGGCGCTGAGCTCCAATGGCTTCCTGCGGCTCCTGCGGAATCCGCGCTGGATGCTGGGCCTGCTGTTCCTTGCCTTGGGCATGGTGATGAATGCCATTGCATTGGTGTCTGCGCCCTTGACGGTGGTGCAACCGATCGGCGCCATTGCGCTGGTCATCACCACGGTGGTCAATGCCAAAGACCAAGGACTGAGCATCAACCGGGCAACAGTTGTGGCGATCAGCGCCTGTGTCACCGGTTCCGCGCTGTTTGTATTGCTGGCCGTGTTCGTCACACAGGAAAATCACCACGTCAGCGGTGACGATGAGCTGACGATCGTGCTGCTCCTTGCCCTGGCCGTCGGTATTTTCGGCACCCTGGCCGTCTTGTTCAAACACCGGATGAGCGCCTTCATTTACATCCTGGGCGCAGGCGTCCTGTTCGGTTTCGTGGCCGTACTGACCCGGATTATCGGCAAGCACTTGCTCGATCCCAACGGACTCTTCCTGCTCAACGTCCAGTGGTACACGCTGATAGCCATCGTTGCTGCAGGTGGCCTGGGTTCATGGTTTGTCCAGAGTGCGTACTCTGGTGGACCGCCGGACCTCGTGATCGCGGGATTGACTGTGATTGACCCGATGGTGGGCATTGCGATCGGCATCGTCATCCTTGGTGAGCTTCGTCCCGATGTCCACGCCGTGATGGCGATCGCCATGGCAGCGGCCGCTACGCTTGCTATCGTGGGGGTTATTGCCCTAAGCAGGCACCATCCGGAAGTCACCAAGCGCAAAAAGGACGCGAAGGCGGCTGCCAGCCGGAAGGCCTAG
- a CDS encoding glycosyltransferase, producing MTIPDTNKPLTILIAADTYPPHVNGAAQFGYRLAKGMTARGHNVHVLACRPDSGKSYTEFRDEATVHRLRSHGVFTHEYFRICFPWEIKKEISLLFDKVQPDVVHIQSHYMIGEHVLYEAVKRGIRIIATNHFMPENLNPFLPFPQWFKDIVGRISWKDMGKVMGQADVVTTPTPLAAKAMHQHAFLRKVLPLSNGIDSSAYELHPGEVIEPHSHPTVLFVGRLAEEKHIDVLIDAVAKTPPELNVNLEIVGGGEVRPALEAQVARLGLGDRVKFLGLASDEDLREAYIKADIFCMPGTAELQSLVTLEAMSASTPVLLANAMALPHLVRDGENGYLFTPNDSSELAAKITKLVQLPEDELEAMGKVSREMVEPHSLNGTLQTFEDLYRGASYEDMVV from the coding sequence GTGACCATTCCCGACACCAACAAGCCCCTCACCATCCTGATTGCCGCGGACACCTACCCGCCGCATGTCAACGGCGCTGCCCAGTTCGGCTACCGCCTGGCCAAGGGGATGACGGCACGCGGACACAACGTTCACGTGTTGGCCTGCCGTCCGGATTCGGGCAAGAGCTACACGGAATTCCGCGACGAGGCCACCGTGCACCGGCTGCGCTCCCATGGCGTTTTCACCCATGAGTACTTCCGCATCTGCTTCCCATGGGAAATCAAGAAGGAAATCAGCCTCCTGTTCGACAAGGTGCAGCCCGATGTCGTGCACATCCAAAGCCACTACATGATTGGCGAACACGTCCTTTATGAGGCCGTCAAACGCGGCATCAGGATCATTGCCACCAACCACTTCATGCCGGAAAACCTGAACCCGTTCCTGCCGTTCCCGCAGTGGTTCAAGGACATCGTGGGCCGCATTTCCTGGAAGGACATGGGCAAGGTCATGGGACAGGCTGACGTTGTCACCACCCCTACGCCTCTGGCCGCCAAGGCGATGCACCAGCACGCCTTCCTGCGCAAAGTCCTGCCGCTGTCCAACGGCATCGATTCTTCGGCGTATGAGCTTCACCCCGGTGAAGTCATTGAACCGCACAGCCATCCCACCGTGCTTTTCGTTGGGCGCCTCGCGGAGGAGAAGCACATCGATGTGCTGATCGACGCCGTGGCCAAGACTCCCCCGGAGTTGAACGTCAACCTTGAAATCGTGGGCGGCGGAGAAGTCCGTCCGGCCTTGGAAGCCCAAGTGGCCCGGCTTGGCCTGGGAGACCGGGTCAAATTCCTCGGGCTCGCGAGCGACGAGGACCTGCGTGAGGCCTACATCAAGGCCGACATCTTCTGCATGCCCGGCACGGCCGAACTGCAGTCCCTGGTGACGCTGGAAGCCATGTCCGCTTCCACCCCTGTCCTGCTTGCCAATGCCATGGCGCTGCCGCACCTGGTCCGCGACGGAGAAAACGGCTACCTCTTCACACCCAACGACAGCTCTGAACTCGCCGCGAAAATCACCAAACTGGTTCAGCTTCCCGAGGACGAGCTGGAAGCCATGGGCAAGGTGAGTCGCGAAATGGTGGAGCCGCACAGCCTTAACGGCACCCTGCAGACCTTTGAGGACCTTTACCGGGGCGCGTCCTATGAGGACATGGTGGTGTGA
- a CDS encoding acyl-CoA dehydrogenase family protein produces the protein MSNTAFDATTLPYADGDFYAFEQLLTGKEQDRLAEVREFLAREVTPIAVDCWNRGEFPMDLIPKLGELDLVSPVRRQGYSNLFAGMLHAEVTRADASIATFMGVHDGLFTGSIEALASQEQKDAWLPDIYSLKKIGAFGLTEPLGGSDVAGGTRTTARREGDTWILNGAKRWIGNATFSDWVVIYAKDVADNQVKAFLVDTTLPGYSASKIENKISLRTVQNADITLDNVVVPDFFKLANGNSFRDTNKVLKVTRLAVAWQAVGLQMAAFDVARNYAVERQQFGRPLAAFQLVQNQLVQILGNTVASMGMMVRLAQLEDAGVAKDEQSALAKAFTTARMRESVALGRSILGGNGIVTDYGMAKIFSDAEAIYSYEGTHEINTLVTGRAITGVSAIV, from the coding sequence ATGTCCAACACCGCATTCGACGCCACCACTCTTCCTTACGCCGATGGTGACTTCTATGCCTTCGAGCAGTTGCTGACAGGCAAGGAGCAGGACCGTCTGGCCGAAGTGCGGGAGTTCCTTGCCCGCGAGGTCACTCCGATCGCAGTGGACTGCTGGAACCGCGGCGAATTCCCCATGGACCTCATTCCCAAGCTTGGCGAGCTGGACCTCGTAAGCCCGGTTCGGCGCCAGGGATACTCCAATCTCTTTGCCGGCATGCTCCATGCCGAAGTGACCCGAGCGGATGCTTCCATTGCCACGTTCATGGGCGTCCATGACGGCCTCTTCACGGGCTCCATTGAAGCCCTCGCCTCCCAGGAGCAAAAGGATGCGTGGCTGCCGGACATCTACTCCCTGAAGAAGATCGGCGCTTTCGGGCTGACCGAGCCGCTGGGTGGTTCCGATGTTGCAGGCGGAACCCGCACGACGGCACGACGTGAAGGCGACACGTGGATTCTCAACGGTGCAAAGCGCTGGATCGGCAATGCCACCTTCTCGGACTGGGTGGTCATCTATGCCAAGGACGTGGCCGACAACCAGGTGAAAGCGTTCCTGGTGGACACCACCCTGCCGGGCTATTCCGCCAGCAAGATCGAGAACAAGATTTCCCTCCGCACGGTCCAGAACGCGGACATCACCCTGGATAACGTGGTGGTGCCCGACTTCTTCAAGCTGGCCAACGGCAACAGCTTCCGGGATACCAACAAGGTCCTGAAGGTCACGCGCCTGGCTGTGGCGTGGCAGGCCGTCGGACTTCAGATGGCCGCCTTCGACGTTGCCCGCAACTACGCCGTGGAGCGCCAGCAGTTCGGGCGCCCGTTGGCAGCCTTCCAGCTGGTCCAGAACCAGTTGGTGCAGATCCTGGGCAACACAGTCGCCTCAATGGGCATGATGGTCAGGCTTGCACAGCTTGAGGACGCGGGCGTTGCCAAAGACGAACAGTCCGCCCTGGCCAAGGCTTTCACCACTGCACGCATGCGCGAAAGTGTCGCCCTGGGGCGCAGTATCCTCGGCGGCAATGGCATCGTTACGGACTACGGCATGGCCAAGATCTTCTCCGATGCCGAGGCGATCTACTCCTACGAGGGAACCCACGAAATCAACACTCTGGTGACCGGTCGGGCCATCACGGGCGTTTCTGCCATCGTCTAG
- a CDS encoding M23 family metallopeptidase gives MSFLKLAATLILTLNITLSIPSGADGAPDAPQGRWSWPLSPKPSVLRTFDPPDKPWLSGHRGVDLGPRPDGGQVTAPSDGVVAFAGVVVDRPVLTIDHGDGLRSSFEPVASSLKQGDHVAKGQTVGTLQSGHCGSTTCLHWGVRRGEEYLNPLGFVSDLRPSVLLPLE, from the coding sequence ATGTCCTTCCTGAAGCTGGCAGCCACCTTGATCCTTACCCTCAACATCACTCTCAGCATCCCGTCCGGGGCGGACGGCGCCCCGGACGCTCCCCAGGGAAGATGGAGCTGGCCGCTGTCCCCCAAGCCGTCCGTCCTGCGGACGTTTGATCCTCCGGACAAGCCGTGGCTGAGCGGACACCGCGGCGTGGATTTAGGCCCAAGGCCCGACGGCGGACAGGTCACCGCGCCGTCCGATGGCGTGGTGGCCTTCGCCGGCGTCGTGGTTGACCGCCCGGTCCTCACCATCGATCACGGCGACGGACTCAGGAGCAGTTTCGAACCCGTGGCCAGCAGCCTTAAGCAGGGCGACCACGTGGCCAAAGGGCAAACGGTCGGCACCCTGCAGTCGGGACACTGCGGAAGCACCACGTGCCTGCATTGGGGTGTTCGGCGCGGCGAGGAGTACCTCAATCCACTGGGCTTTGTGTCCGACCTGCGCCCATCAGTGTTGCTGCCGCTGGAGTGA
- the rpsB gene encoding 30S ribosomal protein S2, which translates to MPVVTMRQLLDSGVHFGHQTRRWNPKMKRFIFTERNGIYIIDLQQSLSYIDRAYEFVKATVAHGGTVLFVGTKKQAQEAIAEQATRVGQPYVNQRWLGGMLTNFQTVAKRIQRMKELEEINFDDVAGSAYTKKELLLLKRELTKLESNLGGIRNLTKAPSVLWVVDTKKEHLAVDEAKKLNIPVVAILDTNCDPDEVDFPIPGNDDAIRSVNLLTRVVADAVAEGLIARNQRATGTTEAPEEPLAEWERELLEGSKAEEAAAAEAPAAEAPAAEAPETTEAATGEAEAK; encoded by the coding sequence ATGCCCGTCGTAACCATGCGCCAGCTGCTTGACAGCGGCGTCCACTTTGGACACCAGACCCGTCGTTGGAACCCGAAGATGAAGCGCTTCATCTTCACGGAACGCAACGGCATCTACATCATCGACCTTCAGCAGTCGCTGTCCTACATCGACCGCGCCTACGAGTTCGTCAAGGCTACTGTCGCCCACGGCGGCACCGTCCTGTTCGTCGGCACCAAGAAGCAGGCTCAGGAAGCAATTGCCGAGCAGGCTACCCGTGTTGGCCAGCCGTACGTCAACCAGCGTTGGTTGGGCGGTATGCTCACCAACTTCCAGACCGTCGCCAAGCGTATCCAGCGCATGAAGGAACTCGAAGAGATCAACTTCGACGACGTCGCCGGCTCCGCTTACACCAAGAAGGAGCTCCTGCTCCTCAAGCGTGAACTCACCAAGCTCGAGTCCAACCTCGGCGGTATCCGCAACCTGACCAAGGCTCCCTCGGTTCTGTGGGTTGTTGACACCAAGAAGGAACACCTTGCTGTTGACGAAGCCAAGAAGCTGAACATCCCGGTTGTTGCCATCCTGGACACCAACTGCGATCCCGATGAAGTCGACTTCCCGATCCCGGGCAACGACGACGCCATCCGCTCCGTCAACCTGCTCACCCGCGTTGTTGCCGACGCCGTAGCTGAGGGCCTCATCGCCCGCAACCAGCGCGCAACCGGTACCACCGAAGCTCCGGAAGAGCCGCTGGCCGAGTGGGAGCGCGAGCTCCTCGAAGGCAGCAAGGCTGAAGAAGCAGCAGCAGCTGAGGCTCCGGCCGCAGAAGCTCCCGCAGCAGAAGCTCCGGAAACAACTGAAGCTGCAACCGGCGAAGCCGAAGCCAAGTAA
- the tsf gene encoding translation elongation factor Ts: protein MANYTAADIKALRERTGAGMMDVKKALDEANGDAEKAIEIIRIKGLKGATKREGRSTAEGLVAAKVNGGVGVMIEVNCETDFVAKADKFIQLADKVLNVAVESGAADLETLLATEVDGKPLSEVVVEEGAVLGEKVVVRRISRVEGTTVDAYLHKTSKDLPAQVGVLFAVDGEGEAAATAAHDIAVHVAAMAPNYLTREDVPAELVESERRIAEETAKAEGKPEAALPKIVEGRVTGFYKGEVLVDQAFAKDSKKTVAQVLEEAGVKATAVTRFRVGN from the coding sequence ATGGCGAACTACACTGCTGCTGACATCAAGGCCCTGCGCGAGCGCACCGGCGCCGGCATGATGGACGTCAAGAAGGCTCTTGACGAGGCCAACGGTGACGCTGAGAAGGCCATCGAGATCATCCGCATCAAGGGCCTCAAGGGTGCCACCAAGCGCGAAGGCCGTTCCACGGCTGAGGGCCTGGTTGCTGCCAAGGTCAACGGCGGCGTTGGCGTAATGATCGAAGTCAACTGCGAGACCGACTTCGTTGCCAAGGCTGACAAGTTCATCCAGCTGGCCGACAAGGTCCTCAACGTTGCAGTCGAGTCCGGCGCAGCCGACCTCGAAACCCTGCTGGCAACCGAAGTCGACGGCAAGCCGTTGTCCGAGGTCGTCGTCGAAGAGGGCGCTGTCCTCGGCGAAAAGGTTGTTGTCCGTCGCATCTCCCGCGTTGAGGGCACCACGGTTGACGCCTACCTGCACAAGACGTCCAAGGACCTCCCGGCCCAGGTCGGCGTCCTGTTCGCTGTTGACGGTGAAGGCGAAGCCGCTGCCACCGCCGCACACGACATCGCTGTCCACGTTGCAGCAATGGCACCGAACTACCTGACCCGCGAAGACGTCCCGGCCGAACTGGTCGAGTCCGAGCGCCGTATCGCCGAAGAGACCGCGAAGGCTGAAGGCAAGCCCGAAGCTGCTCTCCCGAAGATCGTAGAAGGCCGCGTTACGGGCTTCTACAAGGGTGAAGTTCTGGTTGACCAGGCATTCGCCAAGGATTCCAAGAAGACTGTTGCACAGGTCCTCGAAGAAGCCGGCGTCAAGGCAACCGCAGTAACCCGTTTCCGCGTCGGAAACTAG
- the pyrH gene encoding UMP kinase — translation METVNTAIQPEKTRRRVLLKLSGEVIGGGKLGVDPETVRAIAKQIAAGVADVEVAIVVGGGNFFRGAELSQSGMDRSRADYMGMLGTVMNCLALQDFLEQAGVETRVQSAITMGQVAEAYIPRRAIRHMEKGRVVIFGAGAGLPYFSTDTVAAQRALEVHADVVLMAKSGVDGVYTADPKKDPTAEKLDVLSYDDALRRDIRVMDQTAMTMCKDNNLSMVVFGMEGEGNVTRAILGETLGTLVTP, via the coding sequence ATGGAAACCGTCAACACTGCAATCCAGCCCGAGAAGACCCGCCGACGTGTACTTCTGAAACTTTCCGGCGAAGTCATCGGCGGAGGCAAGCTCGGCGTCGATCCCGAGACCGTCAGGGCCATTGCCAAGCAGATCGCAGCAGGTGTTGCGGATGTGGAAGTTGCAATCGTTGTTGGCGGCGGCAACTTCTTCCGGGGCGCTGAACTGTCCCAAAGCGGCATGGATCGCTCCCGCGCCGACTACATGGGCATGCTGGGCACCGTCATGAACTGCCTCGCGCTGCAGGACTTCCTGGAGCAGGCCGGAGTGGAGACCCGTGTCCAGAGCGCCATCACCATGGGCCAGGTGGCCGAGGCCTACATTCCCCGCCGCGCCATCCGCCACATGGAAAAAGGCCGGGTAGTCATTTTCGGTGCAGGCGCCGGCTTGCCGTATTTCTCCACCGACACGGTGGCTGCGCAGCGTGCGCTGGAAGTGCACGCAGATGTTGTCCTGATGGCCAAGAGCGGCGTGGACGGCGTTTACACGGCCGACCCGAAGAAGGACCCCACCGCCGAGAAGCTCGATGTCCTCAGCTACGACGACGCCCTGCGCCGCGACATCCGCGTCATGGACCAGACCGCCATGACCATGTGCAAGGACAACAACCTCTCCATGGTGGTCTTCGGCATGGAGGGCGAAGGCAATGTCACCCGGGCGATCCTCGGCGAAACGCTGGGAACCCTGGTAACTCCCTAG
- the frr gene encoding ribosome recycling factor: MIEETLLEAGEKMDKAVEVAKDDFATIRTGRANPGLYNKVIVEYYGTPTPLQQLASFGVPDARTILITPYDKTALRDIEKALSDSEVGANPSNDGNVIRVTIPELTKERRKEYVKIVKGKGEDAKVSIRSIRRKAKDTLDKLVKDGEAGEDEGSRAEKELDALTKQHVDSIDELLKRKEAELLEV; the protein is encoded by the coding sequence GTGATCGAAGAGACCTTACTCGAAGCCGGCGAGAAGATGGACAAAGCCGTGGAAGTAGCCAAGGACGATTTCGCCACGATCCGTACGGGCCGGGCCAACCCCGGTCTCTACAACAAGGTCATCGTTGAGTACTACGGCACACCCACCCCGCTCCAGCAGCTGGCGTCCTTCGGTGTGCCCGATGCCCGTACCATCCTGATCACGCCTTATGACAAGACCGCGCTGCGCGACATCGAAAAGGCCCTGAGTGACTCCGAAGTCGGGGCCAACCCGTCCAACGACGGCAACGTCATCCGCGTCACCATCCCGGAGCTCACCAAAGAGCGCCGCAAGGAATACGTGAAGATCGTCAAGGGCAAGGGTGAGGACGCCAAGGTCTCCATCCGAAGCATCCGCCGCAAGGCAAAGGACACCCTGGACAAGCTCGTCAAGGACGGCGAAGCCGGTGAAGACGAGGGCTCGCGCGCTGAGAAGGAGCTCGATGCCCTGACCAAGCAGCATGTCGACAGCATCGACGAGCTGCTCAAGCGCAAGGAAGCCGAGCTGCTCGAGGTCTGA
- a CDS encoding phosphatidate cytidylyltransferase, whose translation MSQAEPAPAERVPTRDTPKRARRVRANPTPKAGRNLPAAIGVGLAMLLAVLGGLLFLPLGFVLLTTAFAVLGVWEVFRALEAQGTRMPIVPVMVGSLVMPVSAYFGGLEGLLFTMTASSVAVLLWRSIESAAGAPRSVFAGVFTLAWIPFLISFAALPLHATGGATPVGFWPHGIPDGAWQIASMLLLVVSNDTFGYIVGASFGKHPMAPKISPKKSWEGFAGSVGGAMVIGVLACIFLLERPWWVGLVLAVGMVAAATAGDLAESMVKRELGVKDMSSILPGHGGVMDRLDSIVFAAPVAYVLFALLSGV comes from the coding sequence ATGAGCCAGGCTGAGCCGGCGCCCGCTGAACGGGTCCCGACACGCGATACCCCCAAGCGCGCACGGCGTGTGCGGGCGAACCCCACACCCAAGGCAGGCCGCAACCTGCCCGCGGCCATCGGCGTCGGCCTTGCCATGCTGCTGGCCGTCCTGGGCGGGCTGCTGTTCCTCCCGTTGGGGTTCGTCCTGCTCACCACGGCCTTCGCGGTCCTTGGTGTTTGGGAAGTTTTCCGTGCCCTCGAAGCCCAAGGCACCAGGATGCCGATCGTTCCAGTGATGGTCGGCAGCCTGGTGATGCCGGTTTCGGCCTACTTTGGTGGTCTCGAAGGCCTGCTCTTCACCATGACAGCCAGCTCGGTGGCCGTACTGCTCTGGCGCTCCATCGAAAGCGCAGCCGGGGCGCCGCGCAGCGTCTTCGCGGGTGTCTTCACTTTGGCGTGGATACCGTTCCTGATCAGTTTCGCTGCGCTGCCGCTTCACGCCACTGGCGGAGCCACCCCCGTGGGCTTCTGGCCGCATGGAATCCCGGACGGGGCATGGCAGATCGCCTCCATGCTGCTGCTGGTGGTATCGAATGACACTTTCGGCTACATCGTGGGAGCTTCGTTCGGCAAGCACCCGATGGCTCCGAAGATCAGTCCCAAGAAGTCCTGGGAGGGGTTCGCGGGATCTGTGGGTGGTGCCATGGTGATCGGTGTCCTGGCCTGCATCTTCCTGCTGGAGCGGCCTTGGTGGGTCGGCCTTGTCCTGGCCGTTGGAATGGTTGCCGCAGCAACCGCTGGCGACCTTGCCGAGTCCATGGTCAAGAGGGAACTCGGCGTCAAGGACATGAGCAGTATCTTGCCGGGCCATGGTGGTGTGATGGACCGTCTTGACTCGATCGTGTTCGCGGCCCCTGTGGCCTATGTTTTGTTCGCGCTGCTGAGCGGCGTCTGA